In Peromyscus leucopus breed LL Stock chromosome 11, UCI_PerLeu_2.1, whole genome shotgun sequence, a genomic segment contains:
- the Cartpt gene encoding cocaine- and amphetamine-regulated transcript protein isoform X1 produces the protein MESSRLRLLPLLGAALLLLLPLLGARAQEDAELQPRALDIYSAVEDASHEKELPRRQLRAPGAVLQIEALQEVLKKLKSKRIPIYEKKYGQVPMCDAGEQCAVRKGARIGKLCDCPRGTSCNSFLLKCL, from the exons ATGGAGAGCTCCCGCCTGCGGCTGCTGCCCCTCCTGGGCGCCGCCCTGCTGTTACTGCTACCTTTGCTGGGTGCCCGTGCCCAGGAGGATGCCGAGCTGCAGCCCCGAGCCCTGGACATCTACTCTGCCGTGGAGGATGCGTCCCACGAGAAGGAGCTG CCAAGGCGGCAACTTCGGGCTCCCGGCGCTGTGTTGCAGATTGAAGCGCTGCAGGAAGTCTTGAAGAAGCTCAAGAGTAAACGCATTCCGATCTACGAGAAGAAGTACGGGCAAGTCCCCATG TGTGATGCCGGAGAGCAGTGCGCAGTGCGGAAGGGCGCTCGGATCGGGAAGCTGTGTGACTGTCCCCGAGGAACTTCCTGCAATTCCTTCCTCTTGAAGTGCTTATGA
- the Cartpt gene encoding cocaine- and amphetamine-regulated transcript protein isoform X2 has protein sequence MESSRLRLLPLLGAALLLLLPLLGARAQEDAELQPRALDIYSAVEDASHEKELIEALQEVLKKLKSKRIPIYEKKYGQVPMCDAGEQCAVRKGARIGKLCDCPRGTSCNSFLLKCL, from the exons ATGGAGAGCTCCCGCCTGCGGCTGCTGCCCCTCCTGGGCGCCGCCCTGCTGTTACTGCTACCTTTGCTGGGTGCCCGTGCCCAGGAGGATGCCGAGCTGCAGCCCCGAGCCCTGGACATCTACTCTGCCGTGGAGGATGCGTCCCACGAGAAGGAGCTG ATTGAAGCGCTGCAGGAAGTCTTGAAGAAGCTCAAGAGTAAACGCATTCCGATCTACGAGAAGAAGTACGGGCAAGTCCCCATG TGTGATGCCGGAGAGCAGTGCGCAGTGCGGAAGGGCGCTCGGATCGGGAAGCTGTGTGACTGTCCCCGAGGAACTTCCTGCAATTCCTTCCTCTTGAAGTGCTTATGA